A single genomic interval of Coccidioides posadasii str. Silveira chromosome 1, complete sequence harbors:
- a CDS encoding uncharacterized protein (EggNog:ENOG410PHPV~COG:J~BUSCO:2112at33183), translating into MASVFTYDPDPPRVSSPWSTPGSTTPNLRKTASGYLSTGSHNTNAPDPSDPSYLTYHGISKLDVEPQDGPTEYKLHLLLRSRRSFLSLSTGSLISGSNHSKSAQDVEQLDSASKPLSSSSQTRQHRLHQLTTQLLWRLQQSSPFHSASTTVDLVLPVLPEATPTLNVPNALAPLLPGLEESQGALYEIGVSDDGTFVGLAEDELEESLVNLRAMAASLGCTVEVLRKVAVGYCEWAESGTDNHNPVTVRDKLWVAEALVRPDLRNDDDQHPGSDVLQSETENMALMHKVPDISRSTEQLYVALVGPFGAGKSSLLGILSTSSFDNGRGKIRISLLKHPHEIASGVTSSVAQELIGYSAQGGCVLGETPSVVNYASGNVSAWNDIHATAAGGRLAFLSDLPGSLRYSKSTLRGLMSWEPHYVCLCTPADGSRSAERGEMVEADLTLSYLDLCLKLDLPVVLVVTKVDLGTQLVKRTLNPILSAIKAAGRKPVLLYRSSEIPKPNPDLQKISASDQEIVDSAIASINDGAIEDVVPIVLTSAVTGAGIGHLHALLRSLPLPRRSSPKPTAMARNCHCEKILDINDVFEMPLSKVYSASSENDHRNDRGIILCGRIRRGMISVGDCLVVGPLQPDSKLENKAGDNLSQRPRATCSKSFPDNLTSLRLQRLQHHTSQTHVETYWQEVRIVSVRNLRQPVKSLYEHQIGTIGIDPVNPHACLGRIRKGMILASFKVSAESHAPFPVAQPYFHTGFIASFPASNFSELPSAVTVGSNMIIYIRSIRTSAKVLAINCTESQRRQSSSAEPEIFTFDGPDELDGSLDSASQFCSHDKAPAPEIKITFSFVSSVECIEVPSRVLAMPSIASSSTAASSSPSSSTRGTQSLRGLVGWVCEVLHT; encoded by the coding sequence ATGGCTTCCGTATTCACTTACGACCCGGACCCTCCAAGGGTGTCTTCTCCCTGGTCCACACCAGGATCAACCACCCCGAATCTCCGGAAGACCGCTAGTGGATATTTGAGTACTGGCTCACATAATACCAATGCGCCGGATCCCAGCGATCCCAGCTATTTGACGTACCATGGCATCTCGAAGCTCGATGTTGAACCTCAGGATGGGCCGACAGAGTACAAACTGCACTTGTTATTGCGTTCTCGCCgttcttttctctctttgtCAACGGGAAGTTTAATCTCGGGCTCAAATCATTCTAAATCAGCGCAGGACGTGGAGCAATTGGATTCAGCGTCCAAGCCACTGTCGTCGTCAAGCCAAACGAGGCAGCATAGATTGCATCAACTTACAACCCAGCTGCTATGGCGTCTACAGCAATCTTCCCCGTTTCACTCAGCTTCTACTACGGTGGACTTAGTGTTGCCCGTGTTGCCCGAAGCAACTCCCACGCTGAACGTTCCAAATGCTTTAGCACCCCTCCTTCCAGGGCTTGAAGAGAGCCAGGGTGCCCTGTATGAAATAGGAGTGTCTGACGACGGAACTTTCGTTGGACTGGCTGAAGACGAGCTCGAAGAAAGTCTGGTCAATCTTCGAGCTATGGCCGCAAGCCTGGGATGTACAGTTGAAGTTTTGAGAAAGGTTGCAGTAGGGTATTGTGAGTGGGCTGAATCGGGAACGGATAACCATAACCCCGTGACGGTTAGGGATAAGCTATGGGTGGCGGAAGCCTTGGTACGGCCAGATCTGAGAAACGATGACGATCAGCACCCGGGAAGTGATGTTTTACAATCCGAGACGGAGAACATGGCTCTAATGCATAAGGTGCCTGACATCTCGCGGTCTACCGAGCAGCTATATGTCGCTCTCGTTGGCCCCTTCGGTGCCGGAAAATCTTCCCTGTTGGGGATATTATCCACATCGTCGTTTGATAATGGGCGAGGGAAAATCCGGATTAGTCTTCTGAAGCATCCACACGAAATTGCTTCGGGAGTCACAAGCTCTGTTGCTCAGGAATTGATTGGATATTCTGCACAAGGGGGCTGTGTCCTGGGTGAAACTCCCAGTGTTGTCAATTACGCTTCTGGAAATGTTAGTGCCTGGAATGATATCCATGCGACTGCAGCTGGTGGCCGGCTCGCCTTCCTGTCTGATCTTCCAGGGTCTCTCCGATATAGCAAGTCAACCCTTCGAGGGTTGATGAGTTGGGAACCTCATTACGTTTGCCTTTGTACACCCGCAGATGGTTCGAGGAGTGCAGAGCGAGGGGAGATGGTCGAAGCCGACCTGACTCTTTCGTACCTTGATCTATGTCTGAAATTGGATCTTCCTGTTGTGCTTGTCGTTACAAAAGTCGATCTTGGAACCCAGCTTGTGAAGCGTACCTTGAACCCGATTTTATCTGCTATTAAAGCAGCGGGGAGGAAGCCTGTTTTACTTTATCGTTCCAGTGAAATCCCGAAGCCCAACCCTGATCTCCAAAAAATATCCGCAAGTGACCAAGAAATAGTTGATTCGGCAATAGCCTCGATCAATGATGGTGCTATTGAAGACGTCGTTCCAATTGTCCTTACAAGTGCAGTGACAGGAGCTGGCATTGGCCACTTACATGCTTTACTTCGTTCTCTGCCACTCCCTCGACGCTCTTCACCCAAACCTACCGCCATGGCTCGGAATTGTCATTGTGAGAAGATCCTCGACATCAACGATGTGTTCGAGATGCCACTGTCGAAGGTCTATTCAGCTTCAAGCGAGAATGACCATCGAAACGACAGAGGAATAATACTCTGTGGCCGTATTCGTCGAGGTATGATTTCAGTCGGAGATTGCCTGGTTGTTGGGCCGTTGCAGCCGGATTCAAAACTAGAAAACAAAGCTGGTGATAACCTTAGCCAACGGCCGAGGGCAACTTGCAGTAAATCATTCCCTGATAACCTTACATCTCTTCGGCTCCAGAGGCTACAGCATCATACTTCTCAGACTCATGTTGAAACGTACTGGCAAGAAGTCCGTATCGTCAGCGTCCGAAACCTTAGACAGCCAGTTAAGTCTCTTTACGAGCATCAGATTGGGACGATTGGAATCGATCCTGTCAACCCACATGCTTGTCTGGGCAGAATTCGCAAAGGAATGATCCTTGCATCTTTCAAAGTTTCGGCAGAATCCCATGCTCCCTTTCCGGTTGCTCAGCCCTATTTCCATACTGGCTTTATTGCCTCTTTTCCGGCTTCCAATTTCTCCGAGCTACCATCTGCGGTTACTGTCGGAAGCAATATGATAATCTATATTCGGTCAATCAGGACGTCTGCTAAGGTCCTTGCTATCAACTGCACCGAGTCTCAGCGGCGACAGTCATCTTCAGCCGAGCCTGAAATTTTCACTTTCGATGGTCCGGATGAGCTGGATGGCAGTCTAGACTCGGCGTCGCAATTCTGCAGCCACGACAAAGCACCAGCGCCCGAAATCAAAATCACATTCTCGTTTGTATCTTCTGTGGAATGCATAGAAGTGCCCTCTAGAGTTCTCGCCATGCCTTCAATAGCTAGTTCGTCAACAGCGGCGTCATCGTCGCCATCCTCTTCAACGCGGGgaacacagagcctgagGGGCCTTGTGGGTTGGGTATGCGAGGTTTTGCATACTTGA
- the SMD1 gene encoding mRNA splicing protein smd1 (EggNog:ENOG410PQUF~COG:A~BUSCO:16965at33183): protein MKLVRFLMKCANETVTIELKNGTILHGTIASVSPQMNTALRTVKMTPKGREPISLDTINIRGSTIRYFILPDSLPLDTLLIDDTPKPKNKAKKETDRGRGRGGPRGRGGRGRGRGRGRGF, encoded by the exons ATGAAGCTTGTCCG ATTTCTTATGAAATGCGCGAATGAAACGGTCACAATCGAACTAAAGAATG GCACAATACTACATGGAACGATTGCGTCTGTTTCTCCACAAATGAACACTGCCCTCCGCACGGTAAAGATGACGCCCAAAGGCCGCGAGCCGATATCCCTCGACACAATCAACATCCGCGGTTCTACGATTCGATATTTCATTCTCCCAGATAGTCTACCGTTGGATACCCTCCTTATAGATGATACTCCGAAACCCAAGAATAAAGCGAAGAAAGAAACGGATCGTGGACGTGGACGAGGCGGTCCGAGAGGTAGGGGTGGCAGAGGGAGAGGGCGCGGCAGGGGTCGTGGTTTCTAA
- the MTQ2 gene encoding S-adenosylmethionine-dependent methyltransferase (BUSCO:438274at4751~EggNog:ENOG410PKX9~COG:J~BUSCO:11470at33183) yields MLPTPSTSHVCFDTIYEPAEDSYLLLDTLSSKPEAEWLSSKFSSQPKSQSISPLVVEIGTGSGVVLAFVAANSKHILGRSDILTLGVDVNINACAATAKTVHIALEEKRKPGHQNEGETRGELAPQMIATIAGDLCSPLRAGAVDILIFNPPYVPTPELPPLPSPDPETPGIGTSKFEQDSHLLSLSYAGGEYGMETTNRLLQDLPEVLNPHRGVAYILLCAQNKPDEVVAQVKDWGSGWNAEVVGRSGVKAGWEKLWSSARAPLRYHLKLRHSCEIATAMQCEAADPCYVRFRPSDFNQRFRRLNWHLPLAVHGNPIP; encoded by the exons ATGCTCCCCACGCCCTCAACGTCGCATGTGTGTTTTGACACCATCTATGAGCCCGCAGAAGACAGCTATCTCCTCCTTGACACTCTTTCTTCAAAACCAGAGGCAGAATGGCTTTCCAGCAAATTCAGTTCCCAGCCAAAATCCCAAAGCATCTCACCGCTCGTGGTTGAAATTGGGACTGGATCCGGAGTAGTGCTAGCATTCGTGGCGGCAAATTCCAAACACATTCTTGGGAGATCTGACATACTGACTCTGGGAGTTGATGTCAATATAAATGCGTGCGCTGCAACAGCAAAAACAGTGCACATTGCGCTTGAAGAGAAGCGGAAACCGGGACACCAAAATGAAGGAGAGACCCGTGGCGAGCTGGCGCCGCAGATGATTGCAACAATAGCGGGGGACCTATGTTCTCCTCTCCGAGCTGGAGCTGTGGACATACTCATTTTCAACCCACCTTATGTACCTACACCGGAGTTACCACCGCTCCCTTCCCCAGACCCAGAGACGCCAGGAATTGGTACTTCAAAATTTGAACAGGATTCCCATTTACTTTCACTTTCTTATGCTGGTGGTGAATATGGTATGGAAACTACCAATCGGCTTCTGCAAGACTTGCCAGAGGTCCTAAATCCCCACCGGGGAGTGGCCTACATATTACTCTGTGCCCAGAACAAGCCTGATGAAGTTGTGGCGCAGGTAAAAGACTGGGGATCGGGTTGGAATGCAGAGGTCGTTGGTCGAAGTGGTGTCAAAGCAGGATGGGAAAAGTTG TGGAGCAGCGCACGGGCTCCCTTGCGATATCATCTCAAGCTTAGACATAGCTGTGAGATTGCAACGGCCATGCAATGCGAAGCTGCGGACCCGTGCTACGTTCGATTTCGTCCCTCCGACTTCAATCAGCGCTTCCGGCGACTGAATTGGCACCTTCCGCTGGCAGTACACGGTAACCCCATTCCCTAG
- the ACN9 gene encoding acetate non-utilizing protein 9 (EggNog:ENOG410PQ8U~COG:S): protein MKLAPVLRMASSPTITSASSLRPPLALLPPLLLYRRLLRAHRKLPQELRLLGDEYVKAEFRAHRNVDNPIHIVGFLTEWQLYAQKLEGDSWRDEKLDKAKLEKMSDQQIGQLYELMQATKDAGDKDNGDS, encoded by the exons ATGAAGCTCGCCCCGGTACTACGAATGGCCTCCTCTCCCACGATAACTTCTGCTTCGAGCCTGAGACCACCACTTgcccttcttcctcctcttcttctctacCGCCGTCTACTGCGAGCGCACCGGAAACTCCCTCAGGAGCTACGGCTGTTGGGAGATGAATACGTGAAGGCTGAATTCCGCGCACACCGCAATGTGGATAATCCTATACATATT GTTGGGTTTTTGACGGAGTGGCAGCTATATGCTCAGAAGTTAGAAGGTGACTCATGGCGAGACGAGAAGTTGGACAAAGCAAAACTGGAGAAAATGAGCG ACCAGCAAATCGGCCAGCTTTACGAGCTTATGCAGGCAACCAAGGACGCGGGCGACAAAGACAATGGTGATTCATGA
- a CDS encoding uncharacterized protein (EggNog:ENOG410PMEX~COG:I~BUSCO:7027at33183), producing MSPVVYETAPVGRQPEKPSVPLDLFPDGLKTTGQHPPLYDQLKPFSEFPKEITGPTAWKAEDYKDCPEKWTHWFTEEEIAELSHAADSFIAAGIPLTGITKALFPLPTFSAFLNNLKDDLLDGKGFILFKGLPVQEWGNHKSAVAYMGIGTYLGYFVSQNGRGHVLGHVKDLGEDSGKIDKVRIYRTNARQFFHTDDGDVVGLLCIAKALEGGESDLISSHHVYNVLAKERPDVLETLTQPIWYVDRKGETSVGQEEYIRASVMYVENGGQGRVYTKWDPYYVRSLTRFSDEGIIPPLSPAQLEAMDVLEETCLRLSLHMILDVGDIQFLANSHVLHARTAYKDYPPPAPRRHLMRLWLATPESEGGWKIPFWDSDEKKRGGIQVDDQPPVAPLDAE from the exons ATGTCTCCAGTTGTCTACGAGACTGCTCCCGTCGGTCGTCAGCCCGAGAAGCCCAGCGTGCCGTTGGACTTGTTCCCCGACGGCCTCAAGACCACGGGGCAGCACCCACCTCTCTATGACCAACTGAAGCCATTCTCAGAGTTCCCAAAGGAGATAACGGGGCCAACTGCCTGGAAGGCAGAAGACTATAAAGACTGCCCTGAGAAATGGACACATTGGTttactgaagaagaaatcgCGGAATTGAGCCATGCTGCGGATTCGTTCATTGCCGCAGGGATTCCCTTGACGGGAATTACCAAG GCCTTGTTTCCTCTCCCCACTTTCTCGGCTTTCCTGAACAACCTCAAGGATGATCTTCTCGATGGAAAGGGTTTCATTCTTTTCAAGGGACTTCCAGTTCAGGAATGGGGAAACCACAAATCTGCTGTGGCTTATATGGGGATTGGAACTTACCTGGGATACTTCGTCAGCCAAAACGGGAGGGGACATGTCCTTGGACATGTTAAGGACCTTGGAGAAGATTCAGGGAAGATCGACAAAGTGCGCATTTACAGAACCAATGCTCG TCAATTCTTCCATACCGATGATGGAGACGTTGTCGGCTTGCTTTGCATTGCAAAAGCTCTCGAAGGAGGGGAATCTGATCTCATTTCATCGCACCATGTCTATAATGTTCTCGCAAAGGAACGCCCGGACGTTCTCGAAACTCTCACCCAGCCAATCTGGTATGTTGACCGAAAGGGCGAGACCAGCGTCGGCCAAGAAGAATACATCAGAGCCAGCGTGATGTATGTTGAAAACGGAGGGCAAGGCCGGGTTTACACAAA GTGGGATCCATACTACGTTCGCTCCCTAACCAGATTCTCCGATGAAGGAATCATTCCTCCACTCTCACCCGCCCAGCTTGAGGCCATGGATGTCCTTGAGGAGACATGCTTGAGACTCTCGCTCCACATGATCCTCGATGTTGGGGATATCCAATTCCTCGCAAACTCACACGTCCTTCACGCGCGCACCGCATACAAGGACTACCCGCCACCAGCACCCCGCAGACATCTCATGAGACTGTGGCTGGCCACACCAGAGAGCGAAGGAGGCTGGAAGATCCCATTCTGGGATAGTGACGAGAAGAAGCGGGGTGGTATCCAGGTCGATGACCAGCCTCCAGTGGCTCCACTGGATGCCGAATAA
- the DHR2 gene encoding Putative ATP-dependent RNA helicase dhr2 (EggNog:ENOG410PIUS~COG:A~BUSCO:2356at33183), protein MALESEKASKSRDPALYPKKIKKRKWDDSVDGSGKGNHSAKRVILQGDGNRPNSTSTGNQPGDQGRSSTKNSQRGISKPSLNVGEKGKRHQSLKEKAKVLFEVRKRLPIFAHAEEIRQHLRRTDVMLLIGETGSGKSTQVPQFLVDEEWCCAKTVKVRSPSPSGGKRAKVEVGGCVAITQPRRVAAVSLARRVAEEMGTPLGNSSPASKVGYSVRFDTSTSPSTKVKFLTDGMLLQEMLSDPWLTKYSVVVVDEVHERGVNVDLLLGFLRNLVSGTKEGRGGVPLKVVVMSATADMESLLAFFKEGFIRGSGDGVARDNDTNGGNGSSDAELNGDYGDTPAETVKRVHMEPAVCHIKGRMFPVTTIYSPEPVPDFVDAALKTIFQIHYKEPLPGDILVFLTGQETVESLEYMVNDYAHGMDPALPKVLVVPLFAALPQAAQQRVFLPTPPRKRKIILATNIAETSVTVPGVRYVIDCGKAKMKQFRTRLGLDSLLVKPISKSAAIQRKGRAGREAPGQCYRLYTEKDYLALQETNTPEILRTDLSQAILTMKARGVDDIVGFPFLTPPPRDAIEKALLQLFNIQALAGTGKISAIGRQIAKLPLTAPLGRVLLAAADHGENCLRDVIDIISCLSVENIFLGTTSEEKKEEAEKARRDLYRREGDHLTMLVTVRAYSAENSDRKAWAERHMVSHRAMQAVMDVRKQLITQCKQAKLFDAKQGGDEEARNLSINPVPGDSYDPVLILRSFLAGFACNTARLFPDGSYRTIVGNQTVAIHPSSVLFGRKVEAIMYNEYVFTNRSYARGVSAVQMNWIGEALASS, encoded by the exons ATGGCGTTGGAAAGCGAAAAGGCAAGCAAGAGTAGAGATCCGGCGTTATATCCgaagaaaatcaagaagCGGAAATGGGATGACAGTGTTGATGGCTCTGGAAAGGGAAATCATTCAGCCAAGCGAGTCATTCTCCAGGGCGATGGGAATCGGCCCAATTCTACGTCAACTGGGAACCAACCCGGGGATCAAGGCCGCAGCTCCACAAAGAACTCTCAACGTGGGATATCCAAACCATCTCTCAATGTTGGTGAAAAGGGAAAGCGACATCAATCCCTAAAGGAAAAAGCCAAAGTGCTGTTTGAAGTACGGAAACGGTTGCCGATATTTGCGCATGCAGAAGAGATCCGTCAACACCTTCGCCGGACAGATGTGATGCTGTTGATTGGTGAAACTGGTAGCGGAAAGAGTACTCAAGTTCCGCAGTTTCTTGTTGATGAGGAATGGTGCTGTGCGAAGACGGTCAAGGTTCGCTCCCCGTCGCCGAGCGGTGGTAAACGGGCTAAAGTGGAGGTTGGGGGTTGTGTTGCCATCACACAGCCAAGACGTGTCGCTGCAGTCTCTTTGGCGAGGAGGGTAGCGGAAGAAATGGGGACGCCGTTGGGAAATTCGTCACCAGCCAGCAAAGTGGGCTACTCTGTGAGATTTGACACGTCGACGTCCCCGAGCACGAAAGTGAAGTTCTTGACCGATGGGATGTTGTTGCAGGAGATGTTGAGCGACCCGTGGTTGACTAAGTATAGTGTTGTTGTGGTCGATGAAGTTCATGAGCGAGGTGTCAATGTGGACCTCCTACTGGGGTTCCTAAGAAATCTGGTTTCTGGAACGAAGGAGGGAAGAGGCGGTGTGCCGTTGAAAGTCGTCGTAATGAGTGCTACAGCTGATATGGAGAGTTTACTTGCTTTCTTTAAGGAGGGATTCATTCGAGGCTCTGGAGATGGTGTTGCAAGAGACAATGATACAAATGGAGGGAATGGAAGCTCGGACGCGGAGCTGAATGGCGACTACGGAGATACTCCAGCCGAAACTGTCAAAAGAGTGCATATGGAGCCAGCTGTGTGTCATATAAAAGGGAGAATGTTTCCGGTAACAACTATTTATTCTCCAGAGCCTGTCCCCGATTTCGTCGATGCCGCTTTGAAGACAATATTTCAAATTCATTACAAGGAGCCGCTACCTGGTGATATTCTCGTCTTCCTTACTGGGCAAGAGACGGTCGAGTCCCTTGAATATATGGTCAATGACTATGCACACGGCATGGATCCAGCCCTGCCGAAGGTGCTGGTTGTCCCGTTATTTGCTGCATTACCTCAGGCCGCGCAGCAGCGTGTGTTCCTGCCCACACCACccagaaagagaaaaataatTCTAGCTACAAATATTGCGGAAACGTCTGTCACTGTGCCGGGAGTTAGATATGTCATTGATTGTGGGAAGGCCAAGATGAAACAGTTCCGAACTCGATTGGGTCTGGATTCACTCCTCGTGAAGCCGATATCAAAGTCTGCAGCCATCCAGCGGAAAGGTCGTGCTGGTCGAGAGGCACCAGGTCAATGTTATAGACTCTACACTGAGAAGGATTACTTGGCGCTACAAGAAACCAATACTCCAGAAATATTACGAACTGACCTGAGTCAAGCGATTCTAACTATGAAAGCAAGAGGTGTTGATGACATTGTGGGCTTTCCTTTCCTTACACCTCCTCCACGAGATGCCATCGAAAAGGCCCTGCTGCAATTATTTAACATCCAAGCACTAGCGGGGACCGGCAAGATCAGTGCGATTGGAAGGCAGATTGCCAAACTTCCTCTCACTGCCCCGCTTGGGCGAGTTTTGCTTGCTGCAGCAGATCACGGAGAAAATTGCTTGCGAGATGTCATTGACATCATTTCGTGTTTGAGCGTGGAGAACATCTTCCTGGGTACGACATCtgaggaaaaaaaggaagaagccGAGAAGGCTCGCCGAGATCTCTACCGCAGAGAGGGAGATCATCTGACAATGCTGGTAACCGTTCGTGCTTATTCGGCAGAAAACTCTGATCGTAAAGCATGGGCGGAGAGGCATATGGTGTCGCACCGTGCTATGCAAGCTGTTATG GATGTCCGCAAGCAGCTTATCACTCAATGCAAGCAAGCCAAACTTTTCGATGCCAAACAAGGAGGCGATGAGGAAGCCCGGAATTTATCCATAAATCCAGTTCCTGGCGATAGTTATGATCCCGTTTTAATTCTGAGGAGCTTCCTTGCCGGATTTGCGTGTAATACGGCAAGACTCTTCCCAGATGGAAGTTACAGGACCATTGTTGGGAACCAAACCGTCGCCATTCATCCATCCAGCGTTCTATTTGGGAGAAAGGTCGAAGCAATAATGTACAATGAATATGTGTTTACGAACAGGAGCTACGCCCGTGGAGTGAGTGCTGTGCAGATGAACTGGATTGGCGAGGCACTGGCAAGTTCGTAG